The genomic segment CCGGCCAACAGCGTATCCGGCGGATGCGCTGAGCCCTCTTTGGCCAATGCCTGGCGGAACTCATGAAGATCGCGTGCCGCGCGGATCACTGACACCGTGCGGTCGACTACCAGCCGGGTGGCCTGAAACTCGAGCGGCGCCGCGCCTGGCGCGCTGGTCCGGATGATCGCTGACACGACGATCGCGACCAGGCACAGACCGGCGATGGCGCCTCGTGTCGGGCCCGGCCAGACGCGCAGACCGGCCAGCGCCCAGCCGATGAGCGCCATCACGACAAGCCAGACCGTCAGCACGGCGACGACGCTCAGCACGGCCAGCGGCGTACCGATCGACGTGGACAGCACGTTCCAGCCAAAGCCCGGCAGCTGATGGTCGAGCAGCGGATTGAAGGCTCGGTTGAAGGCCGCGAACGTCGCGATATCGGCCAGCTTGATTGCAGTGACCAGGGCGACCAGCACCACGATCAGACCGGCTGCCGGGGCCAGCAGTCGATACGGCGCGATACAGAGCACGGCGAGCGCGATACATAGCTCGACCGGCAGCCCGGGCACGCTCGGGGTCGCGGTGAGCGCGGCCAGCCGGTCGGGCATCGCCAGCGCTGCCCACAGCAGTATCACGCCCAGCAGCACCCGGCCCGTGTGCAGATAGGTCTCCTGGCGTGGCCCGATCATCGCGGCCCGGACCGGATCGGACTCACGCGCGTCGCTTGATGAACGGCGCCATGTAGCGCGCCGGCTCATCCTCGGTGAAGGCGGCGCCGAAATGGTCGACGCTGCGATCCATCGCAGCGGTCGGGCTGGCATGCTGCCAATAGCGCAACAGCTGTTTCTGCGAGCGTATGGCCCGCGGCCCGCTGGCCACGATGGGCCCGACCGTGGCCTCGACCGTCGCATCCAGCGCATCGGGTTCGCTGAGAAACTCGACCAGTCTCCAGGCCAGCGCCTGTTCTGCATCCACGTTCTCGCCGGTCAGCAGCAGCCAGTTCGTAGCACCCTGGCCGATCAGCCCCGGTAACAGGGCGGCCTGGACCACCGACGGCAGCCCCACGCGGACCTCCGGCATGCCGAAGACCGCATTCGTGGAAGCCAGGCGTATATCGCAGGAAGCGGCCAGCTCGAGACCGGCGCCCAGACAATAGCCGGGTATACGAGCGACGGTGGGCACGGGCATTGCCTGGACCGCACAACACAGTTCGCGCACGCCGGTGATGAACACACGCGCGCGCTGCGGATCGAGCGCGGCCATTTCATGGATATCGGCCCCGGCAACGAATGCGCGTTCGCCGCTGCCGCGCAGGACCAGCGCTCGGATATCGTTGCGTGCGGCCAGCCAGCGCAGCGCGTCGATCAGGCTCGCGATCACCGGCGTACCCAGAATATTGAGCGACTTCGCATCGGTAATCGTCAGCGTATAGACACCGCGCTCGTCGCAGGCCAGCCGGGCATGGTCAAAGTGAGCAAGTGAATCGGTCATGGGAGGTACCCAGGTAGGAAATCGGAGCCGACGCATTTCGTCGGGCCGGCCGCGCGGCCGACCCATCTTAGCGGCCCCGGGACGCCGCGGCCCAGTCTGCCGAGGCCTTGGCGGCGCGGGTTGCCGCGGCGAGGCCTGGCGCGCTCGTCGGCCGGTCGGTACCCCATACAGGACACGGATCGGCCATCGAGCCATACCCGGCCGTGCGCGGGAACGGACAAAAAGGCTCGGCCGGGCTCGCGGCGGACAACGCGTACGCACGTGTCATGCGACCGCGGTATGTCGCGGCCCGCATCGGCTTCAACG from the Salinisphaera sp. T31B1 genome contains:
- a CDS encoding enoyl-CoA hydratase translates to MTDSLAHFDHARLACDERGVYTLTITDAKSLNILGTPVIASLIDALRWLAARNDIRALVLRGSGERAFVAGADIHEMAALDPQRARVFITGVRELCCAVQAMPVPTVARIPGYCLGAGLELAASCDIRLASTNAVFGMPEVRVGLPSVVQAALLPGLIGQGATNWLLLTGENVDAEQALAWRLVEFLSEPDALDATVEATVGPIVASGPRAIRSQKQLLRYWQHASPTAAMDRSVDHFGAAFTEDEPARYMAPFIKRRA